A DNA window from Pseudomonadota bacterium contains the following coding sequences:
- the pheT gene encoding phenylalanine--tRNA ligase subunit beta — translation MNISWKWIGDFVELDGIDPVEAAERLTMTGLEVSGVKPLFDPELSRIVTARIASLEKHPQADKLSLCSVFDGQDTFSIICGAANMKAGDQVAMAPIGTRFPNGLTIKKAKIRGITSSGMLCSAAELGLEEESSGIMILPESAPLGIPAIKYLELDDHILEVEITPNRGDCLSVIGVAREIAALYQRPFKYPTPLFPENNKKTADLVSIEIRNPDLCPRYVGRIAEQIVLADSPLWMKQRLQAAGVRSINNVVDITNYVMLETGQPLHAFDLEMVAGKQIIVRTAGDDKTFVTLDGIERSLDPETLMICDGSGPVAVAGIMGGLNSEITATTRDVLIESAFFQPTSIRRSARLLGLSTESSYRFERGVDPLSTDLAADRAMELLNQLAQAEIAGDRLDINPQPHNAGEVTIRTDYTNRLLGINLDAAAIKDILVRLQFELARSDDNSFTVRSPSYRFDIEREADLIEEVARIYGYNNIPTTLPVIREQGGSGYDDERLPRLLKSIAVSYGYSEAINYSFMDPAALDQLHIPAEDRRRKLIKLINPLTEELSVMRTSLLPALLSNLVDNYRVFHRDIRLFEYGKIFLPRNNEPQPDENFYLAGLASGRRYPVHFDNPDEMIDFYDIKGLLENIASTCKLSFSFSADNPESYLHSGRAATILLEHETIGCFGQLHPDIAEQLDVAQDIFIFELQVQPLLSAAVFRPSFQSIPRYPASYRDLAVVIDENIAGEKLIEAIQQSNKLVVAVDIFDTYKGSQIPADKKSIALKITFQDMNKTLTDKKVNAIIDKISKRLKHDFNGQIR, via the coding sequence ATGAACATCAGCTGGAAATGGATAGGTGATTTTGTTGAACTTGACGGTATTGATCCCGTTGAGGCCGCCGAGCGTCTGACCATGACCGGATTGGAAGTCTCCGGAGTAAAACCGCTCTTCGATCCGGAATTAAGCCGGATCGTCACCGCCCGCATCGCCTCCCTGGAAAAACATCCCCAGGCTGACAAACTTTCCCTTTGCTCTGTTTTCGATGGCCAGGATACTTTTTCCATTATTTGTGGCGCCGCTAACATGAAGGCCGGAGACCAGGTAGCCATGGCCCCCATAGGCACCCGCTTTCCCAACGGCTTGACCATAAAAAAGGCCAAAATCAGAGGGATAACTTCATCGGGCATGCTTTGCTCAGCGGCGGAACTGGGACTGGAAGAAGAATCCAGTGGGATCATGATTCTGCCTGAATCCGCGCCACTGGGGATACCGGCAATAAAGTATCTGGAGCTTGACGACCATATTCTTGAGGTTGAAATCACCCCGAATCGTGGTGATTGTCTCAGTGTCATCGGCGTTGCCAGGGAAATTGCCGCCTTGTATCAGCGACCGTTCAAATACCCTACTCCCTTGTTTCCTGAAAATAACAAAAAAACAGCTGATCTGGTGTCCATTGAAATCCGAAATCCGGACCTCTGCCCCCGCTATGTGGGCCGGATAGCTGAACAGATTGTTTTAGCTGATTCTCCCTTGTGGATGAAACAAAGACTCCAGGCGGCAGGAGTCAGATCCATCAATAATGTGGTTGACATTACCAACTATGTAATGCTGGAAACGGGCCAGCCACTCCATGCTTTTGATCTTGAGATGGTGGCCGGAAAACAGATTATTGTCAGAACAGCCGGGGATGATAAGACTTTTGTTACTCTGGATGGAATTGAGCGATCCCTGGATCCTGAGACTCTGATGATCTGTGATGGTAGTGGTCCGGTAGCAGTAGCAGGCATTATGGGGGGACTCAATTCTGAAATTACTGCAACCACCAGGGACGTTTTGATTGAAAGTGCCTTTTTCCAACCAACCTCAATCCGACGCTCTGCAAGATTATTGGGACTTTCTACCGAATCATCATATCGTTTTGAACGCGGGGTCGACCCATTGAGCACCGATCTGGCTGCCGACCGGGCGATGGAACTGCTCAATCAGCTGGCCCAGGCTGAAATTGCCGGTGACCGGCTGGATATCAATCCCCAGCCTCATAATGCCGGCGAAGTAACCATCCGCACGGATTACACCAACCGTTTGCTGGGAATTAATCTGGATGCCGCCGCCATTAAAGATATTCTGGTAAGACTCCAGTTTGAACTGGCACGAAGTGATGACAATTCGTTTACCGTCCGATCGCCCTCATACCGCTTTGATATCGAGCGGGAAGCCGATCTTATTGAGGAAGTTGCCCGTATTTATGGTTACAACAATATCCCCACTACCCTGCCGGTTATCCGTGAACAGGGTGGTTCCGGTTATGATGATGAGCGGCTGCCGCGGCTGCTGAAATCAATAGCGGTCTCATATGGATACAGTGAAGCGATCAATTACAGTTTCATGGATCCTGCCGCTCTTGATCAACTTCATATCCCTGCAGAAGACCGGCGGAGAAAGCTGATTAAACTTATCAATCCACTGACTGAAGAATTATCCGTCATGAGAACCTCACTCCTGCCGGCGCTGCTTAGCAATCTGGTTGATAATTATCGGGTCTTCCATCGGGATATCAGGCTTTTTGAATATGGCAAGATTTTTCTACCCCGAAACAATGAGCCGCAGCCGGATGAAAACTTTTATTTGGCCGGCCTGGCCAGCGGACGACGTTATCCGGTACATTTTGACAATCCTGATGAGATGATAGATTTTTACGATATCAAAGGCCTGTTGGAAAACATTGCTTCCACCTGCAAGCTGAGTTTCTCTTTTTCAGCTGATAACCCTGAAAGCTACCTTCATTCGGGCCGGGCGGCAACTATCCTGCTTGAGCATGAAACAATTGGCTGTTTTGGCCAATTACACCCGGATATCGCCGAACAGCTGGATGTTGCCCAGGATATTTTTATTTTTGAGTTGCAGGTACAGCCACTGCTATCTGCCGCGGTATTTCGCCCATCCTTTCAATCCATCCCCCGTTACCCTGCCAGTTACCGTGATCTGGCAGTGGTGATCGATGAAAACATTGCCGGGGAAAAGCTGATTGAGGCTATTCAGCAGAGCAACAAGCTGGTGGTGGCAGTAGATATATTTGATACTTATAAAGGAAGTCAGATTCCTGCCGATAAGAAAAGTATTGCCCTGAAAATTACTTTTCAGGACATGAATAAAACCTTGACAGATAAAAAGGTTAATGCCATTATTGATAAAATCAGCAAACGTCTAAAACATGATTTTAACGGTCAGATTCGCTGA
- a CDS encoding integration host factor subunit alpha → MTKADIVETIYEKVGLSKRESAKIVDMIFDIIKGKLENGENVKVSGFGSFAVRNKNARRGRNPQTGEEITISARRVLSFKPSNVLRKHINEN, encoded by the coding sequence ATGACTAAGGCAGATATCGTCGAAACGATCTATGAAAAGGTGGGATTGTCAAAACGAGAGTCAGCCAAGATTGTTGACATGATTTTTGATATTATAAAAGGTAAGCTGGAAAATGGTGAAAATGTCAAGGTTTCCGGCTTTGGCAGTTTTGCCGTCCGAAATAAAAATGCCCGCCGAGGCCGCAATCCTCAAACGGGTGAAGAAATCACCATATCAGCCCGCCGGGTTTTAAGTTTCAAACCCAGCAATGTTTTGCGTAAGCATATTAACGAAAACTGA
- the pheS gene encoding phenylalanine--tRNA ligase subunit alpha — MKDKLQQLLENATQELDDSTMINEVEALRVRFLGRKGEITTLLKTLGTLPADQRPAMGQLANEIKEKLHNRFEDARQKLAQAARQQQMAAGTIDITLPGRQQFHGHTHPTSLVIEDIASIFTRMGFDIARGPEVELDYYNFEALNIPKDHPARQMQDTFYVSEDVVLRTHTSPMQIRVMEKQEPPVFVIVPGKVYRCDSDLTHTPMFHQVEGLMVDTKITFSDLKGVLTDFLHLFFNPKVKVRFRPSYFPFTEPSAEVDIACVICHGKGCRVCSHTGWLEILGCGMVDPAVYKFVNYDPDKVSGFAFGMGVERMAMLRYGIDDLRLFFGNDIRFLQQF; from the coding sequence ATGAAAGACAAACTCCAGCAGCTGCTTGAAAACGCCACTCAGGAGCTGGACGATTCAACCATGATCAATGAAGTTGAAGCGTTGCGGGTGCGTTTCCTTGGCCGCAAGGGTGAAATTACCACCCTGCTTAAAACCCTTGGCACCCTGCCTGCTGATCAACGGCCGGCCATGGGACAGCTGGCCAATGAAATCAAAGAGAAACTGCATAACCGGTTTGAAGATGCCAGGCAAAAGCTCGCCCAGGCAGCCCGTCAGCAGCAGATGGCGGCTGGCACCATTGATATCACCCTGCCCGGCCGACAGCAATTTCATGGCCATACCCATCCCACATCCCTGGTCATTGAGGACATCGCTTCTATTTTCACCAGAATGGGATTCGATATTGCCAGGGGTCCGGAAGTTGAACTGGACTATTATAATTTTGAAGCCTTGAATATCCCGAAAGATCATCCGGCCAGGCAGATGCAGGACACCTTCTATGTCAGTGAAGATGTCGTCCTGCGGACCCACACCTCACCGATGCAGATACGGGTGATGGAAAAACAGGAACCCCCGGTTTTTGTCATCGTTCCCGGAAAAGTGTATCGCTGTGATTCCGATCTTACCCATACCCCGATGTTTCACCAGGTGGAAGGGTTGATGGTTGATACCAAAATAACCTTTTCCGACCTTAAAGGGGTGCTGACGGATTTCCTCCACCTTTTCTTCAACCCTAAAGTCAAGGTTCGCTTTCGGCCCAGTTATTTTCCCTTTACCGAACCCAGCGCGGAAGTAGATATCGCCTGCGTTATCTGCCATGGCAAGGGATGCCGGGTTTGCAGCCATACGGGCTGGCTCGAAATACTTGGCTGCGGCATGGTGGATCCGGCCGTATATAAGTTTGTCAATTATGATCCGGATAAAGTCAGCGGTTTTGCTTTTGGCATGGGCGTCGAAAGAATGGCCATGCTGCGTTACGGCATTGATGACCTGCGGTTGTTCTTTGGCAATGACATCCGCTTTCTACAGCAGTTTTAG
- a CDS encoding rubrerythrin family protein, which produces MSKSLKGSKTEKNILTAFAGESQARNRYSYFASKAKKEGYVQISAIFEETANQEKEHAKRLFKLLEGGEVEIIGTFPAGVVGSTVDNLRESAAGENHEHTIMYPEFAVTAREEGFTEIADIFEAIAVAEKQHEKRYLDLMNNINQDQVFKREQPVIWRCRNCGYLHEGNEAPEECPACAHPQAHFELLGENY; this is translated from the coding sequence ATGAGTAAATCATTAAAAGGAAGTAAAACAGAAAAAAATATTTTGACCGCTTTTGCCGGTGAAAGCCAGGCCCGCAACCGCTATTCCTACTTTGCCAGCAAAGCAAAAAAAGAAGGATACGTACAGATATCAGCCATTTTTGAAGAAACTGCCAACCAGGAAAAAGAACATGCCAAACGACTGTTCAAACTCCTTGAAGGCGGCGAAGTGGAGATAATTGGCACTTTTCCCGCCGGCGTAGTCGGCAGCACGGTGGACAACCTGAGAGAATCAGCGGCAGGGGAAAACCATGAGCATACGATCATGTACCCCGAATTCGCAGTAACTGCCCGCGAAGAAGGCTTCACTGAGATTGCAGACATATTCGAGGCCATCGCCGTAGCGGAGAAACAACATGAAAAACGCTATCTGGACCTGATGAACAATATCAATCAGGATCAGGTTTTCAAGCGTGAGCAGCCGGTCATCTGGAGATGCCGCAACTGCGGCTATCTCCATGAAGGGAATGAAGCACCGGAAGAGTGTCCCGCCTGTGCCCATCCCCAGGCTCATTTCGAGCTATTGGGTGAAAACTACTAA
- a CDS encoding MerR family transcriptional regulator: MSSNSIPDKIFFRIGEVSEIVKVKPYVLRYWESEFELISPEKSNSKQRLYQRRDLELLLEIKRLLYEEEFTIAGARKKLKHLTTKKKKNRTDNSELLTDIRDELEEIKSLIHSR, translated from the coding sequence ATGAGCTCTAACAGTATTCCCGATAAAATCTTCTTTCGCATCGGCGAAGTAAGCGAGATTGTCAAGGTTAAACCATACGTACTGCGTTACTGGGAATCGGAATTTGAGCTCATTTCCCCTGAAAAAAGCAACAGCAAACAAAGGCTTTATCAGCGGCGGGATCTTGAGTTGTTGCTGGAAATCAAGAGATTGCTGTATGAAGAGGAATTTACCATTGCCGGTGCCAGGAAAAAACTTAAACATTTAACCACGAAAAAAAAGAAAAATAGAACTGATAATTCTGAGCTGCTTACCGATATCCGTGATGAATTGGAAGAAATCAAATCGCTTATTCATTCCAGGTAG
- the mltF gene encoding membrane-bound lytic murein transglycosylase MltF has product MRKPGICCVTLFLFLLSLLFFSCNPVPDSISIAPGKLTVLIRNIPTAYYEGPDGKMGFEYDLAKTFADHMGLELKLKVVDSVTDILKAIENGEADLAAAGLTRTDEREKRFLFGPDYFTVQQQVVGNRSHPYPKKVEELADYDLLVLKNTSYVEQLRELQQQYPGLHWQETDEYSTDQLLEQVWLGKIPCTVADSNILAMNRRYFPELTVAFPISEEQSLAWIINKKEGKLKDELFKWFANFKKSGKFAGLKDRYYAYTEIFDYVDIKVFTRRTSSRLPSIQEYFQKYAEQYDLPWTILAAKAYQESHWKTNAVSPTGVKGIMMLTLPTAKALGITNRLDPKQSIKGGAHYLRQLLDRVPESIPEKQRLAFAMAAYNVGMGHIYDARKLARKLGKDPDSWKDIKSVLPLLSRKKYYKTLPHGYARGYEPVRYVDRIFNYRNILEQKLGLLSTHPD; this is encoded by the coding sequence ATGAGGAAACCTGGCATATGTTGCGTGACACTGTTCCTGTTTTTGCTCTCCCTGCTGTTTTTCTCCTGCAATCCAGTACCAGATAGCATTAGTATAGCCCCCGGCAAGCTCACGGTCCTGATCCGCAACATCCCCACCGCTTACTATGAAGGACCGGACGGCAAGATGGGCTTTGAATACGATCTGGCCAAAACATTTGCCGACCATATGGGGCTTGAGCTGAAACTTAAAGTTGTTGACTCGGTTACCGATATCCTGAAAGCGATTGAAAACGGAGAAGCGGATCTGGCGGCCGCCGGCTTGACCCGAACGGATGAACGGGAAAAGCGGTTTCTCTTTGGTCCTGACTACTTTACTGTCCAACAGCAAGTGGTTGGCAATCGCAGTCATCCCTACCCGAAAAAGGTTGAAGAGCTGGCCGATTATGACCTGCTGGTGCTGAAAAATACCAGCTACGTGGAGCAGCTCAGGGAACTTCAGCAGCAATATCCCGGACTCCACTGGCAGGAAACCGATGAATACAGCACCGACCAGCTGCTGGAACAGGTCTGGCTCGGCAAGATTCCCTGCACAGTGGCCGACTCCAACATTCTGGCCATGAACCGCCGCTATTTCCCCGAACTGACAGTTGCCTTTCCCATCAGTGAAGAACAGTCTTTAGCTTGGATCATCAACAAAAAAGAAGGAAAGCTGAAAGATGAGCTGTTCAAATGGTTCGCCAACTTTAAAAAGTCCGGCAAATTCGCCGGATTAAAAGATAGATACTACGCTTACACTGAAATTTTTGACTATGTTGACATCAAAGTTTTTACCCGCAGAACAAGCAGCCGCCTTCCGTCAATCCAAGAATATTTCCAGAAATATGCTGAGCAGTACGACCTCCCCTGGACCATCTTGGCAGCAAAAGCATACCAGGAATCCCACTGGAAAACCAACGCAGTCAGTCCCACGGGTGTCAAAGGCATTATGATGCTGACCCTGCCGACCGCTAAAGCCCTGGGAATCACTAACCGCCTTGACCCCAAACAAAGCATTAAAGGAGGAGCACACTATTTACGTCAATTACTGGACCGCGTACCGGAATCTATTCCTGAAAAACAACGCTTAGCTTTTGCCATGGCAGCTTACAATGTCGGCATGGGACATATCTATGATGCCCGGAAGTTGGCAAGGAAGCTGGGGAAAGACCCGGACAGCTGGAAAGATATCAAGAGTGTCCTGCCCCTGTTATCACGCAAAAAATACTATAAAACCCTGCCGCATGGTTATGCCCGTGGCTATGAACCGGTTCGCTACGTGGACCGCATTTTCAATTACCGCAACATCCTCGAACAAAAACTGGGCCTGCTGTCTACCCATCCGGACTGA
- a CDS encoding ArsA family ATPase: MPRQKSKIIMFTGKGGVGKTTMSVATALHYAQSVKTLIVSTDPSGSLTEIFHTDVSKEITPISHNLEVIELTRKVVLDLWRQKFADEIYTVLSSFLPVERDIIDYIEGAPGIDEEFMLDYVLTLRNAGTYEMIIWDTAPTAATLNLLFVQQLFYTHLTQAQKLYLKVKGVLNQVNPLELIYKWRRLTEDVITMLKEDASAWVVTNPERLPVEQALFIGNSLVEFGIPLNGYILNKMLSAEVCRGNAFLETKRDNQMHWQQNLRKRTVDPIQIIPELVGDITEKDKLQQIANLLGY; encoded by the coding sequence ATGCCCCGTCAAAAAAGCAAAATTATCATGTTTACGGGCAAGGGAGGGGTGGGGAAAACCACCATGTCGGTGGCCACCGCCCTCCACTATGCCCAATCGGTTAAGACACTGATCGTCTCAACGGACCCCTCCGGTTCCCTGACAGAAATTTTCCATACCGATGTCAGCAAAGAGATCACCCCGATCTCCCACAATCTGGAAGTAATTGAACTGACCCGGAAGGTGGTATTAGATCTTTGGCGCCAGAAATTTGCCGATGAAATTTACACCGTTCTTTCTTCATTCCTACCGGTTGAAAGAGATATCATCGATTATATCGAAGGGGCTCCGGGGATTGATGAGGAATTCATGCTGGATTATGTCCTGACCCTGCGCAACGCCGGAACCTATGAAATGATCATCTGGGATACGGCCCCCACCGCAGCCACCCTCAACCTGCTGTTTGTACAGCAGCTTTTCTATACCCATTTAACCCAGGCTCAAAAGCTCTACCTTAAAGTAAAAGGAGTACTCAACCAGGTCAATCCACTGGAACTCATTTATAAATGGCGCCGCTTAACCGAGGATGTCATCACTATGCTGAAAGAAGACGCCTCAGCCTGGGTGGTTACCAATCCGGAACGTCTACCCGTAGAGCAGGCCCTGTTTATCGGCAACTCGCTGGTTGAGTTCGGCATCCCCCTGAACGGCTACATTCTCAACAAAATGCTTTCCGCCGAGGTATGCCGGGGCAACGCCTTTCTGGAAACAAAACGGGACAACCAGATGCACTGGCAGCAAAACCTCCGGAAACGGACAGTCGACCCCATTCAAATCATTCCGGAACTGGTAGGCGATATTACCGAAAAAGACAAGCTGCAACAAATTGCTAATCTGCTGGGTTATTAG